The Astyanax mexicanus isolate ESR-SI-001 chromosome 24, AstMex3_surface, whole genome shotgun sequence genome has a segment encoding these proteins:
- the LOC103042385 gene encoding inter-alpha-trypsin inhibitor heavy chain H3 isoform X1 translates to MTTMWASLLLLLWGSVYLSVPTGSYGALIVSEGEQQDSAGPSTGNRILKKRSVSSDEIEVQSVKIDCKVASRFAHTVMTSTALNKANFSQEVFFEVELPKTAFMTNFSMEIDGKIYVGEVKEKEKAKKQYEQAVSTGQTAGLVKASGRKMEKFSVSVNIAANTSVTFTLTYEELLQRGFGKYEIMIRVKPKQPVQQFEIVADIYEPQGIAFLDAHATFITNELLPLVKKTLTDKMAHISFSPTLEQQRPCPQCGGTLIDGDFVIKYDVNRVQDIGDIQIVNGYFVHFFAPADLPRLPKNVVFVIDRSGSMYNIKMDQTRKALVTILTDLNEEDHFGLVPFDSTVSPWRPSLSKATPENVKAAKEFVLTIEAGGWTNINEAVLAAVNILTAAEKNNTVPDRSASMIILLTDGDPSFGVRHLPTIQSNVRNAIGGNMSLFCLGFGNDVDYNFLDVLAKQNDGLARRIYEASDAVLQLQGFYDEVSSPLLSEVHFKYPENTVNSLTSSHFKQLFNGSEIVVAGRLNDLEMNDFPVEVSAQGLENDFMVKGQASAQEKSPIFPDQEYIFGDFTERLWAYLTIQQLLDKRDKSTAEEKVNITAKALDLSLRYNFVTPLTSLVVTKPQNDEKPEDAVIADKLTEAQRTDTQDSGPTSSQTGYRYASAPVNTVQHKQTQASGHIPSHRYASTPVHSVDGDPHFIIGLPDKNDALCFNIDDKPGTIFNLVKDPLTGTVVNGQTIGDKKVEPGSKINTYFGRFGIVLQKFGIRLMVSTQEILVSERGKQAKLFWSESATIKGHNMDLQVTEDRSLSVTVKNSVKFVIILHKVWKMHPYHQDYLGFYTLDSHLFSPKVHGLLGQFYNGVQFEVSELFPGENEEKPDAIMFVKGHQLVVTRGWQRDFRKDVKNGENVPCWFIHNNGTGIIDGELSDYIVSGLFKTNFKSN, encoded by the exons ATGACCACAATGTGGGCCtcgctcctgctgctgctctgggGTTCTGTTTATTTGTCCGTTCCAACGGGGTCTTATGGGGCATTAATAGTCTCAGAAGGGGAACAGCAG GACAGTGCTGGTCCCAGTACTGGCAACAGGATTTTAAAG AAACGAAGTGTAAGCAGCGATGAG ATCGAGGTCCAGAGTGTGAAGATAGACTGCAAGGTGGCGTCTCGATTTGCCCACACCGTCATGACCTCCACAGCTCTGAACAAGGCCAACTTCTCACAGGAAGTGTTCTTCGAGGTGGAGCTGCCCAAGACGGCCTTCATGACCAACTTCAGCAT GGAGATTGATGGCAAGATATATGTGGGGGAGGTTAAAGAAAAGGAGAAGGCCAAGAAGCAGTATGAGCAGGCTGTGTCCACTGGACAGACCGCTGGCCTGGTCAA AGCTTCAGGAAGGAAGATGGAGAAGTTTTCAGTATCTGTGAACATCGCCGCCAACACAAGCGTCACATTCACTCTGACTTACGAGGAGCTCCTTCAGCGTGGCTTCGGCAAATATGAGATCATGATTAGAGTCAAACCCAAACAACCGGTCCAgcagtttgag ATTGTTGCTGATATCTATGAACCACAAGGCATTGCCTTCCTGGACGCTCATGCCACATTCATTACTAATGAACTGCTCCCCCTGGTGAAGAAAACTCTCACTGACAAAAtg GCCCACATTTCCTTCTCTCCAACTCTGGAGCAGCAGAGGCCATGTCCACAATGTGGTGGTACACTGATAGATGGAGATTTCGTCATTAAATATGATGTCAATCGTGTGCAGGACATTGGCGACATTCAG ATCGTGAACGGGTACTTTGTACATTTCTTCGCTCCAGCTGATTTACCACGATTACCAAAGAACGTAGTATTTGTGATTGACAGGAGTGGATCCATGTATAACATAAAAATGGATCAG ACTCGCAAAGCACTTGTAACCATACTTACGGACTTGAACGAGGAAGACCATTTTGGACTGGTCCCTTTTGACTCTACCGTTAGCCCTTGGAGACCATCACTGAGCAAAGCAACGCCAGAGAATGTGAAGGCTGCAAAAGAGTTTGTACTTACCATAGAGGCGGGCGGAT GGACGAATATCAATGAGGCTGTTTTGGCGGCTGTGAATATCCTAACTGCAGCTGAGAAAAACAACACTGTCCCAGACAGGAGTGCCTCCATGATCATCCTGCTGACAGATGGAGATCCTTCCTTTG GTGTGCGTCATCTACCCACAATCCAAAGCAATGTCCGGAATGCTATTGGTGGAAACATGAGCCTCTTCTGTCTGGGTTTTGGCAATGATGTGGACTATAATTTTTTGGATGTTCTGGCCAAGCAGAATGACGGTCTGGCTCGCAGGATCTACGAGGCGTCCGATGCTGTTCTTCAGCTTCAG GGATTCTATGATGAAGTGTCCAGCCCACTCTTATCAGAAGTGCATTTTAAATACCCTGAAAACACAGTTAACTCTCTGACCAGCAGCCACTTTAAGCAGCTCTTCAATGGCTCAGAGATTGTGGTCGCAGGCAGACTTAACGATCTGGAGATGAACGACTTTCCAGTTGAAGTTTCTGCTCAGGGG TTGGAGAATGACTTTATGGTGAAAGGTCAGGCCAGTGCTCAGGAGAAGAGTCCCATTTTCCCTGACCAGGAGTACATTTTTGGGGATTTTACAGAGCGTCTCTGGGCATATCTCACCATCCAGCAGCTCTTGGATAAAAG AGATAAAAGTACAGCTGAGGAGAAGGTGAACATCACAGCTAAAGCTCTGGATCTGTCACTGAGATATAATTTCGTCACTCCTCTCACCTCCTTGGTGGTCACTAAGCCACAAAATGATGAAAAGCCAGAAGATGCGGTCATTGCTGACAAGTTAACTGAAG CTCAGCGTACAGATACTCAAGATTCAG GTCCTACCTCATCACAGACTGGCTATCGTTATGCTTCAGCACCTGTAAATACag TTCAGCATAAACAAACTCAAGCTTCGG GTCATATCCCATCACATCGTTATGCTTCAACACCTGTACATTCgg TGGATGGAGATCCTCACTTCATCATTGGATTGCCAGATAAAAACGATGCCCTGTGCTTCAACATTGACGACAAGCCAGGGACCATCTTCAACCTGGTCAAAGACCCTTTGACAG GCACTGTGGTAAATGGTCAGACCATTGGGGACAAGAAGGTAGAACCAGGAAGCAAGATAAACACCTACTTTGGCCGTTTTGGGATCGTTCTCCAGAAGTTTGGTATCAGACTGATGGTGTCCACGCAGGAGATCCTGGTTTCTGAACGTGGAAAACAGGCAAAACTCTTCTGGTCTGAAAGTGCTACCATCAAAGGTCACAA CATGGACCTGCAAGTGACTGAAGATCGTAGTCTATCAGTGACCGTGAAGAACTCCGTGAAGTTTGTGATCATCCTACACAAAGTGTGGAAGATGCATCCGTATCACCAGGACTACCTAGGCTTCTACACCCTGGACAGCCACCTTTTCTCACCAAAAGTCCACGGTCTGCTCG GACAATTCTATAATGGTGTCCAATTCGAGGTGAGTGAACTCTTTCCTGGGGAGAATGAGGAGAAACCTGACGCCATTATGTTTGTGAAAGGACACCAGCTTGTAGTCACCAG GGGCTGGCAGAGAGACTTCAGAAAAGACGTGAAGAATGGAGAAAATGTGCCCTGCTGGTTTATTCATAATAACGGAACTGGAATCATTGATGGAGAGCTCAGCGACTACATCGTCTCTGGTCTCTTTAAGACCAATTTCAAGTCAAACTGA
- the LOC103042385 gene encoding inter-alpha-trypsin inhibitor heavy chain H3 isoform X3 produces the protein MTTMWASLLLLLWGSVYLSVPTGSYGALIVSEGEQQDSAGPSTGNRILKKRSVSSDEIEVQSVKIDCKVASRFAHTVMTSTALNKANFSQEVFFEVELPKTAFMTNFSMEIDGKIYVGEVKEKEKAKKQYEQAVSTGQTAGLVKASGRKMEKFSVSVNIAANTSVTFTLTYEELLQRGFGKYEIMIRVKPKQPVQQFEIVADIYEPQGIAFLDAHATFITNELLPLVKKTLTDKMAHISFSPTLEQQRPCPQCGGTLIDGDFVIKYDVNRVQDIGDIQIVNGYFVHFFAPADLPRLPKNVVFVIDRSGSMYNIKMDQTRKALVTILTDLNEEDHFGLVPFDSTVSPWRPSLSKATPENVKAAKEFVLTIEAGGWTNINEAVLAAVNILTAAEKNNTVPDRSASMIILLTDGDPSFGVRHLPTIQSNVRNAIGGNMSLFCLGFGNDVDYNFLDVLAKQNDGLARRIYEASDAVLQLQGFYDEVSSPLLSEVHFKYPENTVNSLTSSHFKQLFNGSEIVVAGRLNDLEMNDFPVEVSAQGLENDFMVKGQASAQEKSPIFPDQEYIFGDFTERLWAYLTIQQLLDKRDKSTAEEKVNITAKALDLSLRYNFVTPLTSLVVTKPQNDEKPEDAVIADKLTEAQRTDTQDSGPTSSQTGYRYASAPVNTGHIPSHRYASTPVHSVDGDPHFIIGLPDKNDALCFNIDDKPGTIFNLVKDPLTGTVVNGQTIGDKKVEPGSKINTYFGRFGIVLQKFGIRLMVSTQEILVSERGKQAKLFWSESATIKGHNMDLQVTEDRSLSVTVKNSVKFVIILHKVWKMHPYHQDYLGFYTLDSHLFSPKVHGLLGQFYNGVQFEVSELFPGENEEKPDAIMFVKGHQLVVTRGWQRDFRKDVKNGENVPCWFIHNNGTGIIDGELSDYIVSGLFKTNFKSN, from the exons ATGACCACAATGTGGGCCtcgctcctgctgctgctctgggGTTCTGTTTATTTGTCCGTTCCAACGGGGTCTTATGGGGCATTAATAGTCTCAGAAGGGGAACAGCAG GACAGTGCTGGTCCCAGTACTGGCAACAGGATTTTAAAG AAACGAAGTGTAAGCAGCGATGAG ATCGAGGTCCAGAGTGTGAAGATAGACTGCAAGGTGGCGTCTCGATTTGCCCACACCGTCATGACCTCCACAGCTCTGAACAAGGCCAACTTCTCACAGGAAGTGTTCTTCGAGGTGGAGCTGCCCAAGACGGCCTTCATGACCAACTTCAGCAT GGAGATTGATGGCAAGATATATGTGGGGGAGGTTAAAGAAAAGGAGAAGGCCAAGAAGCAGTATGAGCAGGCTGTGTCCACTGGACAGACCGCTGGCCTGGTCAA AGCTTCAGGAAGGAAGATGGAGAAGTTTTCAGTATCTGTGAACATCGCCGCCAACACAAGCGTCACATTCACTCTGACTTACGAGGAGCTCCTTCAGCGTGGCTTCGGCAAATATGAGATCATGATTAGAGTCAAACCCAAACAACCGGTCCAgcagtttgag ATTGTTGCTGATATCTATGAACCACAAGGCATTGCCTTCCTGGACGCTCATGCCACATTCATTACTAATGAACTGCTCCCCCTGGTGAAGAAAACTCTCACTGACAAAAtg GCCCACATTTCCTTCTCTCCAACTCTGGAGCAGCAGAGGCCATGTCCACAATGTGGTGGTACACTGATAGATGGAGATTTCGTCATTAAATATGATGTCAATCGTGTGCAGGACATTGGCGACATTCAG ATCGTGAACGGGTACTTTGTACATTTCTTCGCTCCAGCTGATTTACCACGATTACCAAAGAACGTAGTATTTGTGATTGACAGGAGTGGATCCATGTATAACATAAAAATGGATCAG ACTCGCAAAGCACTTGTAACCATACTTACGGACTTGAACGAGGAAGACCATTTTGGACTGGTCCCTTTTGACTCTACCGTTAGCCCTTGGAGACCATCACTGAGCAAAGCAACGCCAGAGAATGTGAAGGCTGCAAAAGAGTTTGTACTTACCATAGAGGCGGGCGGAT GGACGAATATCAATGAGGCTGTTTTGGCGGCTGTGAATATCCTAACTGCAGCTGAGAAAAACAACACTGTCCCAGACAGGAGTGCCTCCATGATCATCCTGCTGACAGATGGAGATCCTTCCTTTG GTGTGCGTCATCTACCCACAATCCAAAGCAATGTCCGGAATGCTATTGGTGGAAACATGAGCCTCTTCTGTCTGGGTTTTGGCAATGATGTGGACTATAATTTTTTGGATGTTCTGGCCAAGCAGAATGACGGTCTGGCTCGCAGGATCTACGAGGCGTCCGATGCTGTTCTTCAGCTTCAG GGATTCTATGATGAAGTGTCCAGCCCACTCTTATCAGAAGTGCATTTTAAATACCCTGAAAACACAGTTAACTCTCTGACCAGCAGCCACTTTAAGCAGCTCTTCAATGGCTCAGAGATTGTGGTCGCAGGCAGACTTAACGATCTGGAGATGAACGACTTTCCAGTTGAAGTTTCTGCTCAGGGG TTGGAGAATGACTTTATGGTGAAAGGTCAGGCCAGTGCTCAGGAGAAGAGTCCCATTTTCCCTGACCAGGAGTACATTTTTGGGGATTTTACAGAGCGTCTCTGGGCATATCTCACCATCCAGCAGCTCTTGGATAAAAG AGATAAAAGTACAGCTGAGGAGAAGGTGAACATCACAGCTAAAGCTCTGGATCTGTCACTGAGATATAATTTCGTCACTCCTCTCACCTCCTTGGTGGTCACTAAGCCACAAAATGATGAAAAGCCAGAAGATGCGGTCATTGCTGACAAGTTAACTGAAG CTCAGCGTACAGATACTCAAGATTCAG GTCCTACCTCATCACAGACTGGCTATCGTTATGCTTCAGCACCTGTAAATACag GTCATATCCCATCACATCGTTATGCTTCAACACCTGTACATTCgg TGGATGGAGATCCTCACTTCATCATTGGATTGCCAGATAAAAACGATGCCCTGTGCTTCAACATTGACGACAAGCCAGGGACCATCTTCAACCTGGTCAAAGACCCTTTGACAG GCACTGTGGTAAATGGTCAGACCATTGGGGACAAGAAGGTAGAACCAGGAAGCAAGATAAACACCTACTTTGGCCGTTTTGGGATCGTTCTCCAGAAGTTTGGTATCAGACTGATGGTGTCCACGCAGGAGATCCTGGTTTCTGAACGTGGAAAACAGGCAAAACTCTTCTGGTCTGAAAGTGCTACCATCAAAGGTCACAA CATGGACCTGCAAGTGACTGAAGATCGTAGTCTATCAGTGACCGTGAAGAACTCCGTGAAGTTTGTGATCATCCTACACAAAGTGTGGAAGATGCATCCGTATCACCAGGACTACCTAGGCTTCTACACCCTGGACAGCCACCTTTTCTCACCAAAAGTCCACGGTCTGCTCG GACAATTCTATAATGGTGTCCAATTCGAGGTGAGTGAACTCTTTCCTGGGGAGAATGAGGAGAAACCTGACGCCATTATGTTTGTGAAAGGACACCAGCTTGTAGTCACCAG GGGCTGGCAGAGAGACTTCAGAAAAGACGTGAAGAATGGAGAAAATGTGCCCTGCTGGTTTATTCATAATAACGGAACTGGAATCATTGATGGAGAGCTCAGCGACTACATCGTCTCTGGTCTCTTTAAGACCAATTTCAAGTCAAACTGA
- the LOC103042385 gene encoding inter-alpha-trypsin inhibitor heavy chain H3 isoform X6, with protein MTTMWASLLLLLWGSVYLSVPTGSYGALIVSEGEQQDSAGPSTGNRILKKRSVSSDEIEVQSVKIDCKVASRFAHTVMTSTALNKANFSQEVFFEVELPKTAFMTNFSMEIDGKIYVGEVKEKEKAKKQYEQAVSTGQTAGLVKASGRKMEKFSVSVNIAANTSVTFTLTYEELLQRGFGKYEIMIRVKPKQPVQQFEIVADIYEPQGIAFLDAHATFITNELLPLVKKTLTDKMAHISFSPTLEQQRPCPQCGGTLIDGDFVIKYDVNRVQDIGDIQIVNGYFVHFFAPADLPRLPKNVVFVIDRSGSMYNIKMDQTRKALVTILTDLNEEDHFGLVPFDSTVSPWRPSLSKATPENVKAAKEFVLTIEAGGWTNINEAVLAAVNILTAAEKNNTVPDRSASMIILLTDGDPSFGVRHLPTIQSNVRNAIGGNMSLFCLGFGNDVDYNFLDVLAKQNDGLARRIYEASDAVLQLQGFYDEVSSPLLSEVHFKYPENTVNSLTSSHFKQLFNGSEIVVAGRLNDLEMNDFPVEVSAQGLENDFMVKGQASAQEKSPIFPDQEYIFGDFTERLWAYLTIQQLLDKRDKSTAEEKVNITAKALDLSLRYNFVTPLTSLVVTKPQNDEKPEDAVIADKLTEAQRTDTQDSGPTSSQTGYRYASAPVNTVDGDPHFIIGLPDKNDALCFNIDDKPGTIFNLVKDPLTGTVVNGQTIGDKKVEPGSKINTYFGRFGIVLQKFGIRLMVSTQEILVSERGKQAKLFWSESATIKGHNMDLQVTEDRSLSVTVKNSVKFVIILHKVWKMHPYHQDYLGFYTLDSHLFSPKVHGLLGQFYNGVQFEVSELFPGENEEKPDAIMFVKGHQLVVTRGWQRDFRKDVKNGENVPCWFIHNNGTGIIDGELSDYIVSGLFKTNFKSN; from the exons ATGACCACAATGTGGGCCtcgctcctgctgctgctctgggGTTCTGTTTATTTGTCCGTTCCAACGGGGTCTTATGGGGCATTAATAGTCTCAGAAGGGGAACAGCAG GACAGTGCTGGTCCCAGTACTGGCAACAGGATTTTAAAG AAACGAAGTGTAAGCAGCGATGAG ATCGAGGTCCAGAGTGTGAAGATAGACTGCAAGGTGGCGTCTCGATTTGCCCACACCGTCATGACCTCCACAGCTCTGAACAAGGCCAACTTCTCACAGGAAGTGTTCTTCGAGGTGGAGCTGCCCAAGACGGCCTTCATGACCAACTTCAGCAT GGAGATTGATGGCAAGATATATGTGGGGGAGGTTAAAGAAAAGGAGAAGGCCAAGAAGCAGTATGAGCAGGCTGTGTCCACTGGACAGACCGCTGGCCTGGTCAA AGCTTCAGGAAGGAAGATGGAGAAGTTTTCAGTATCTGTGAACATCGCCGCCAACACAAGCGTCACATTCACTCTGACTTACGAGGAGCTCCTTCAGCGTGGCTTCGGCAAATATGAGATCATGATTAGAGTCAAACCCAAACAACCGGTCCAgcagtttgag ATTGTTGCTGATATCTATGAACCACAAGGCATTGCCTTCCTGGACGCTCATGCCACATTCATTACTAATGAACTGCTCCCCCTGGTGAAGAAAACTCTCACTGACAAAAtg GCCCACATTTCCTTCTCTCCAACTCTGGAGCAGCAGAGGCCATGTCCACAATGTGGTGGTACACTGATAGATGGAGATTTCGTCATTAAATATGATGTCAATCGTGTGCAGGACATTGGCGACATTCAG ATCGTGAACGGGTACTTTGTACATTTCTTCGCTCCAGCTGATTTACCACGATTACCAAAGAACGTAGTATTTGTGATTGACAGGAGTGGATCCATGTATAACATAAAAATGGATCAG ACTCGCAAAGCACTTGTAACCATACTTACGGACTTGAACGAGGAAGACCATTTTGGACTGGTCCCTTTTGACTCTACCGTTAGCCCTTGGAGACCATCACTGAGCAAAGCAACGCCAGAGAATGTGAAGGCTGCAAAAGAGTTTGTACTTACCATAGAGGCGGGCGGAT GGACGAATATCAATGAGGCTGTTTTGGCGGCTGTGAATATCCTAACTGCAGCTGAGAAAAACAACACTGTCCCAGACAGGAGTGCCTCCATGATCATCCTGCTGACAGATGGAGATCCTTCCTTTG GTGTGCGTCATCTACCCACAATCCAAAGCAATGTCCGGAATGCTATTGGTGGAAACATGAGCCTCTTCTGTCTGGGTTTTGGCAATGATGTGGACTATAATTTTTTGGATGTTCTGGCCAAGCAGAATGACGGTCTGGCTCGCAGGATCTACGAGGCGTCCGATGCTGTTCTTCAGCTTCAG GGATTCTATGATGAAGTGTCCAGCCCACTCTTATCAGAAGTGCATTTTAAATACCCTGAAAACACAGTTAACTCTCTGACCAGCAGCCACTTTAAGCAGCTCTTCAATGGCTCAGAGATTGTGGTCGCAGGCAGACTTAACGATCTGGAGATGAACGACTTTCCAGTTGAAGTTTCTGCTCAGGGG TTGGAGAATGACTTTATGGTGAAAGGTCAGGCCAGTGCTCAGGAGAAGAGTCCCATTTTCCCTGACCAGGAGTACATTTTTGGGGATTTTACAGAGCGTCTCTGGGCATATCTCACCATCCAGCAGCTCTTGGATAAAAG AGATAAAAGTACAGCTGAGGAGAAGGTGAACATCACAGCTAAAGCTCTGGATCTGTCACTGAGATATAATTTCGTCACTCCTCTCACCTCCTTGGTGGTCACTAAGCCACAAAATGATGAAAAGCCAGAAGATGCGGTCATTGCTGACAAGTTAACTGAAG CTCAGCGTACAGATACTCAAGATTCAG GTCCTACCTCATCACAGACTGGCTATCGTTATGCTTCAGCACCTGTAAATACag TGGATGGAGATCCTCACTTCATCATTGGATTGCCAGATAAAAACGATGCCCTGTGCTTCAACATTGACGACAAGCCAGGGACCATCTTCAACCTGGTCAAAGACCCTTTGACAG GCACTGTGGTAAATGGTCAGACCATTGGGGACAAGAAGGTAGAACCAGGAAGCAAGATAAACACCTACTTTGGCCGTTTTGGGATCGTTCTCCAGAAGTTTGGTATCAGACTGATGGTGTCCACGCAGGAGATCCTGGTTTCTGAACGTGGAAAACAGGCAAAACTCTTCTGGTCTGAAAGTGCTACCATCAAAGGTCACAA CATGGACCTGCAAGTGACTGAAGATCGTAGTCTATCAGTGACCGTGAAGAACTCCGTGAAGTTTGTGATCATCCTACACAAAGTGTGGAAGATGCATCCGTATCACCAGGACTACCTAGGCTTCTACACCCTGGACAGCCACCTTTTCTCACCAAAAGTCCACGGTCTGCTCG GACAATTCTATAATGGTGTCCAATTCGAGGTGAGTGAACTCTTTCCTGGGGAGAATGAGGAGAAACCTGACGCCATTATGTTTGTGAAAGGACACCAGCTTGTAGTCACCAG GGGCTGGCAGAGAGACTTCAGAAAAGACGTGAAGAATGGAGAAAATGTGCCCTGCTGGTTTATTCATAATAACGGAACTGGAATCATTGATGGAGAGCTCAGCGACTACATCGTCTCTGGTCTCTTTAAGACCAATTTCAAGTCAAACTGA